Proteins from a single region of Xenopus laevis strain J_2021 chromosome 9_10S, Xenopus_laevis_v10.1, whole genome shotgun sequence:
- the LOC108702421 gene encoding hemoglobin subunit alpha-5-like, with protein sequence MTFSSAEKAAIASLWGKVSGHADEIGAEALERLFLSFPQTKTYFSHFDLSHGSKDLRTHGGKVLKAIGNAASHLDDIPHALAALSDLHAFKLRVDPGNFNLLSHTIQVTLAIHFPAEFNSDVQAAWDKFLDFVSAVLVSKYR encoded by the exons ATGACTTTCTCTAGTGCTGAAAAGGCCGCCATTGCCTCCCTCTGGGGTAAGGTGTCTGGCCATGCCGATGAAATTGGAGCTGAGGCTTTGGAGag gttgtTTTTGAGCTTCCCTCAGACCAAGACCTACTTCAGCCATTTTGACCTGAGCCATGGCTCCAAGGATCTCCGTACTCATGGAGGAAAAGTCCTGAAGGCCATTGGAAATGCTGCCAGTCACTTGGATGACATTCCTCATGCTCTGGCCGCCCTCAGTGACCTGCATGCCTTCAAACTGAGAGTTGATCCTGGAAACTTCAAT CTGCTGTCCCATACCATCCAGGTGACTCTGGCTATCCACTTCCCTGCTGAATTCAACTCTGATGTACAAGCTGCCTGGGACAAGTTCCTCGATTTTGTCTCCGCTGTTTTAGTTTCCAAGTACAGATAA